The Desulfarculaceae bacterium genome window below encodes:
- a CDS encoding P-loop NTPase, whose amino-acid sequence MSSQDPQILALHLSKPGGERLRAMVQGASLGNLLGLESAAEEFERKAVQLQPEVMLVEFNPDEAGMSEMLTRLRRHVPRGSVVAWAQTLAPEAILLAMRLGVREYLPTEADGSSLAEAVQRLMASQGAGEQAQGHLLGVMGVKGGVGTSSLALSLAWVASQSTSARVALVDLDLASGDLAALVDLEPTRTMLHVAEEYERLDSLLMDSFLAEVAPGLRLLAAPGDAVTAEEVKGSHVERALGFLLADHSLVVADLPPRVDEACLAALDRAKLLLLVTEPTILGLRAAKRALELCRSLGREDDSLGLVINRAGSKQSVSAKEVEHVLKVKPLAVLPNETPVLLEAANSGRPAARHWPRAKWSKAVSAMVTDLFSGNGDEQ is encoded by the coding sequence GTGTCCAGTCAAGATCCGCAAATACTGGCCCTCCACCTCAGCAAGCCCGGGGGCGAGCGCCTGCGGGCCATGGTCCAAGGCGCCAGCCTGGGCAACCTGCTCGGCCTGGAGTCCGCCGCCGAGGAATTCGAGCGCAAGGCGGTTCAGCTTCAGCCCGAAGTGATGCTGGTGGAGTTCAATCCCGACGAGGCGGGCATGAGCGAGATGCTCACCCGGCTCCGGCGCCACGTGCCCCGGGGGTCGGTGGTGGCCTGGGCCCAGACCCTGGCCCCGGAGGCGATCCTGTTGGCCATGCGCCTGGGTGTGCGCGAATACCTGCCCACCGAGGCGGACGGCTCGTCCCTGGCCGAGGCGGTGCAGCGGCTCATGGCCAGCCAAGGCGCCGGTGAGCAGGCCCAGGGCCATCTGCTGGGGGTAATGGGCGTCAAGGGCGGCGTGGGCACCAGCTCCCTGGCCCTAAGCCTGGCCTGGGTGGCCAGCCAGAGCACCAGCGCCCGGGTGGCCCTGGTGGACCTGGACCTGGCCAGCGGCGACCTGGCCGCCCTGGTGGACCTGGAACCCACCCGCACCATGCTGCACGTGGCCGAGGAGTACGAGCGCCTGGACAGCCTGTTGATGGACAGCTTCCTGGCCGAGGTGGCCCCGGGGCTGCGCCTGCTGGCCGCGCCGGGCGACGCGGTGACCGCCGAGGAGGTCAAGGGCAGCCACGTGGAGCGCGCCCTGGGCTTCCTCCTGGCCGACCACTCCCTGGTGGTGGCCGACCTGCCCCCCCGGGTGGATGAGGCCTGCCTGGCCGCCCTGGACCGGGCCAAGCTGCTGCTGTTGGTCACCGAGCCCACCATCCTGGGCTTGCGGGCGGCCAAGCGCGCCCTGGAGCTGTGCCGCAGCCTGGGCCGCGAGGACGACAGCCTGGGCCTGGTGATCAACCGGGCCGGTTCCAAGCAGAGCGTGTCGGCCAAGGAAGTGGAGCACGTGCTCAAGGTGAAGCCCCTGGCCGTGCTGCCCAACGAGACCCCGGTCCTGTTGGAAGCGGCCAACTCCGGCCGCCCGGCCGCCCGCCACTGGCCCCGGGCCAAGTGGTCCAAGGCGGTGTCCGCCATGGTCACGGACCTGTTCAGCGGCAACGGAGATGAGCAATGA
- a CDS encoding CpaF family protein has translation MSLRARLGVAAMSSGGQERQRDYARESALQELKARIHYKVIESLDLSILTNTDDLQAEADLEEAIRLVVAGEPDPMSEVERELLAREIKHEVMGLGPLEPLLADDSITEVLVNSFDHVFVERGGRLEQIPIRFRDNEHLLKIIDKIASAVGRRIDESSPMVDARLADGSRVNAIIPPLALDGPALSIRKFARDPLKVDDLVRLGSFSAQTAKFLEASVKARLNMLISGGTGTGKTTLLNVLSSFIPHHERIVTIEDSAELQLQQEHVVRLETRPPNIEGMGEVAMRDLVKNSLRMRPDRIVVGEVRGGEALDMMQAMNTGHDGSLTTVHANSARDAISRLETMISMAGLDIPDKAIRQQVASAIQIVIQVSRLADGSRRVTSVQEVTGMEADTLTMQEIFRFNQTGIDERGRVTGYFGPTGIRPRWSDRIASFGIGLDAELFGEEPRGAA, from the coding sequence ATGAGCCTGCGCGCCAGACTGGGAGTGGCGGCCATGAGCTCCGGCGGCCAGGAGCGCCAGCGGGACTATGCCCGCGAATCGGCCCTCCAGGAGCTGAAGGCCCGCATCCACTACAAGGTCATCGAGTCCCTGGACCTGTCCATCCTCACCAACACCGACGACCTGCAAGCCGAGGCGGACCTGGAAGAAGCCATTCGCCTGGTAGTGGCCGGCGAACCCGACCCCATGAGCGAGGTGGAGCGGGAGCTGTTGGCCCGCGAGATCAAGCACGAGGTCATGGGCCTGGGCCCCTTGGAGCCGCTGTTGGCCGACGACAGCATCACCGAGGTTCTGGTCAACAGCTTCGACCACGTGTTCGTGGAGCGGGGCGGCCGCCTGGAGCAGATACCCATCCGCTTCCGGGACAACGAGCACCTGCTCAAGATCATCGACAAGATCGCCAGCGCGGTGGGCCGGCGCATCGACGAGTCCAGCCCCATGGTGGACGCCCGCCTGGCCGACGGCTCCCGCGTCAATGCCATCATCCCGCCCCTGGCCCTGGACGGCCCGGCGCTGAGCATTCGTAAGTTTGCCCGCGACCCTCTCAAGGTGGACGACCTGGTGCGCCTGGGCTCCTTCAGCGCCCAGACCGCCAAGTTCCTGGAGGCCTCGGTCAAGGCGCGGCTGAACATGCTCATCTCCGGCGGCACCGGCACCGGCAAGACCACCTTGCTCAACGTGCTCAGCTCCTTCATCCCGCACCACGAGCGCATCGTGACCATCGAGGACTCGGCCGAGTTGCAGTTGCAGCAGGAGCACGTGGTGCGCCTGGAGACCCGCCCGCCCAACATCGAGGGCATGGGCGAGGTGGCCATGCGCGACCTGGTCAAGAACAGCCTGCGTATGCGCCCCGACCGCATCGTGGTGGGCGAGGTGCGCGGCGGCGAGGCCCTGGACATGATGCAGGCCATGAACACCGGCCACGACGGCAGCCTGACCACGGTGCACGCCAACAGCGCCCGCGACGCCATCAGCCGCCTGGAGACCATGATCTCCATGGCCGGCCTGGACATCCCGGACAAGGCCATCCGCCAGCAGGTCGCCAGCGCCATCCAGATCGTCATCCAGGTAAGCCGCCTGGCCGACGGCTCCCGCCGCGTCACCAGCGTGCAGGAGGTCACCGGCATGGAGGCCGACACCCTGACCATGCAGGAGATCTTCCGCTTCAACCAGACCGGCATCGACGAGCGCGGCCGGGTGACCGGATACTTCGGCCCCACCGGCATCCGCCCCCGCTGGAGCGACCGCATCGCCAGCTTCGGCATCGGCCTGGACGCCGAGCTCTTCGGCGAGGAACCGCGAGGCGCGGCATGA
- a CDS encoding type II secretion system F family protein has translation MIWGFTALIFLSLLGAAWAVFNLVYAGKTGREEAFRRRLAALETDETAATAAARVYFRDTAYSTIPYLDRLLASLPNVSDLQLLLHQAGTPCNLGTLVLVSGVLFSIGLLLGLMDGSLGMGLLLAVGGGLLPVLWLRFLRKRRLAAFEEQFSEAVDLMARALRAGHSFGSGLKMASQEMENPVAEELARTFEDYSFGKGMEDALSDLVKRVGLQDVKFFATAVALQREIGGNLTEILDNIGHIVRGRFALKRQVKALSAEGRISAIILCLMAPGLLGALWFLSPNYLSLLFEHPMGKTLLITGGVFQGMGILVIKKLINLKV, from the coding sequence ATGATCTGGGGATTCACCGCCCTGATTTTCCTGAGCCTCTTGGGCGCGGCCTGGGCGGTGTTCAACCTGGTCTACGCGGGCAAGACCGGGCGCGAGGAGGCCTTCCGCCGCCGCCTGGCCGCCCTGGAGACCGACGAGACCGCCGCCACCGCCGCGGCCCGGGTCTATTTCCGCGACACCGCCTACAGCACCATCCCCTACCTGGACCGGCTGCTGGCCAGCCTGCCCAACGTGAGCGACCTCCAGCTGCTGCTCCACCAGGCGGGCACACCCTGCAACCTGGGCACCCTGGTGCTGGTCAGCGGGGTGCTGTTCAGCATCGGCCTGCTGCTGGGGCTTATGGACGGCTCCCTGGGCATGGGCCTGCTCTTGGCCGTGGGCGGGGGTCTGCTGCCGGTGTTGTGGCTGCGTTTTCTGCGCAAGCGTCGCCTGGCCGCCTTTGAGGAGCAGTTCTCCGAGGCGGTGGACTTGATGGCCCGGGCCCTTCGCGCCGGCCACTCCTTCGGCTCGGGGCTCAAGATGGCCTCTCAGGAGATGGAGAACCCGGTGGCCGAGGAGCTGGCCCGCACCTTTGAGGACTACTCCTTCGGCAAGGGCATGGAGGACGCGCTGAGCGACCTGGTGAAGCGGGTGGGCCTGCAAGACGTGAAGTTCTTCGCCACCGCGGTGGCCCTGCAACGCGAGATCGGCGGCAACCTCACCGAGATCCTGGACAACATCGGCCATATCGTGCGGGGCCGCTTCGCGCTCAAGCGCCAGGTGAAGGCGCTGTCGGCCGAGGGCCGCATCAGCGCGATCATCCTGTGCCTCATGGCCCCCGGCCTGCTGGGGGCCTTGTGGTTTTTGAGCCCCAACTACCTGAGCCTGTTGTTCGAGCATCCCATGGGCAAGACCCTGCTCATCACCGGCGGCGTGTTCCAGGGCATGGGCATCCTGGTGATCAAGAAACTCATCAACCTGAAGGTGTGA
- a CDS encoding type II secretion system F family protein: protein MEQASNLSGNTLAIVIGLGFGLAVLLVLAAVGSVVMRREEPTQRRLRGMLGSEPKPKNSPAKRQLKQVIMGLLGRLAKPARPRQDWQANQIRTKLLQAGFQAPNAVNTFLGFKVALLIVFPLAVLISPITGKVGNLQLMLSVVGAACLGFFLPQFMLESRIRSRRKAVTRELPDVLDLLVIAVEAGLGLDQAIRRVADEVSVSSPTLGSEFNLVSLEMRAGIPRPMALRNLAQRCGVEEVSSLVAMLIQADRFGVSVGRSLRVHSDTVRTKRRQQMEEAAAKIPLKLLFPVLFMIFPAIMVVMAGPAVIRVSQNLLN from the coding sequence ATGGAACAGGCAAGCAACCTGAGCGGCAATACCCTGGCCATCGTCATCGGCCTGGGCTTCGGCCTGGCCGTGCTGCTGGTGCTGGCCGCGGTGGGCTCGGTGGTCATGCGCCGCGAAGAGCCCACCCAGCGCCGCCTGCGCGGCATGCTGGGCAGCGAGCCCAAGCCCAAGAACTCCCCGGCCAAGCGCCAGCTCAAGCAGGTGATCATGGGCCTGCTGGGCCGCCTGGCCAAGCCGGCCCGGCCCCGCCAGGACTGGCAGGCCAACCAGATCCGCACCAAGCTGTTGCAGGCCGGCTTTCAGGCCCCCAATGCGGTGAACACCTTCCTGGGCTTCAAGGTGGCCCTGTTGATCGTCTTCCCCCTGGCGGTGCTCATCAGCCCCATCACGGGCAAGGTGGGCAACCTGCAACTCATGCTCTCGGTGGTGGGCGCGGCTTGCCTGGGCTTTTTCCTGCCCCAGTTCATGCTGGAAAGCCGCATCCGCTCCCGGCGCAAGGCCGTCACCCGCGAGCTGCCCGATGTCCTGGACCTGCTGGTCATCGCGGTGGAGGCGGGCCTGGGCCTGGACCAGGCCATCCGGCGGGTGGCCGACGAGGTCTCGGTGTCCAGCCCCACCCTGGGCTCGGAGTTCAACCTGGTCTCCCTGGAGATGCGCGCCGGCATCCCCCGCCCGATGGCGCTTCGGAACCTGGCCCAGCGCTGCGGGGTGGAGGAAGTGAGCAGCCTGGTGGCCATGCTCATCCAGGCCGACCGCTTCGGGGTGAGCGTGGGGCGCTCGCTCCGGGTGCATTCGGACACGGTGCGCACCAAGCGCCGCCAGCAGATGGAGGAGGCCGCGGCCAAGATTCCTCTCAAGCTGCTGTTCCCGGTGCTTTTCATGATCTTCCCGGCAATCATGGTGGTTATGGCGGGTCCGGCGGTTATCCGCGTAAGCCAGAACCTGCTGAATTAA
- a CDS encoding tetratricopeptide repeat protein — MPKNKPILFLGAALAAGALMLATGCASTKDPGAARWLQRGEAEQLLAAQAARAEIDPDPDKVPMEASAMEAQGDVMASQGAPWTAMNQYRLALREAKGKSKTRLEGKIAGLDLRTGRFEVARDGFAKLTKAHPGQAVFWQGLGLAQIGLKEMPAAEASLTRAVNLDPSLWRAQNLLGVIYNQAKQPKKAEAAFRAALVSKPGNPALFNNLALSQIMLGDYQGAEASLRRALSLNPEHKKAANNLGLLLVSMGRNQEAFQTFASAEGVAQAHNNMGVLLAWRGEPMQAQHQFKAALQALPRYYPMAARHLDQLGERPESPPSRMSARPMVPLAGRSSYKARASAKPKAAKPKRRAAAKPKSKTVAKATAPAKPAPKPVAKSPVKPAPVKQANGAPQAAAAPAPAVSGAKPAPVPKPAPLTKEQRIARDKAQAQAEAKAKAKAAAEARAKAQAQAKAKAEAAAKAKAEEEAKAKPTAPDQGVRSGRPAVAQPKATARAPQGLWIQPDGTMAYGAAPSGTQGYGVVFGASPRD, encoded by the coding sequence ATGCCCAAGAACAAGCCGATACTGTTCCTCGGCGCGGCCCTGGCCGCGGGAGCCCTGATGCTGGCCACGGGTTGCGCCTCCACCAAGGACCCGGGCGCGGCCCGCTGGCTGCAACGCGGCGAGGCCGAGCAGCTCCTGGCCGCCCAGGCGGCCCGGGCCGAGATCGACCCCGACCCGGACAAGGTACCCATGGAGGCAAGCGCCATGGAGGCCCAGGGCGACGTGATGGCCTCCCAGGGCGCGCCCTGGACCGCCATGAACCAGTACCGCCTGGCCCTCCGGGAAGCCAAGGGCAAGAGCAAGACCCGCCTGGAAGGCAAGATCGCGGGTCTGGACCTGCGCACCGGGCGCTTCGAGGTGGCCCGCGACGGCTTTGCCAAGCTGACCAAGGCGCATCCCGGCCAGGCGGTGTTCTGGCAGGGGCTGGGCCTGGCCCAGATCGGGCTCAAGGAAATGCCCGCGGCCGAGGCCTCCCTCACCCGCGCGGTGAACCTGGACCCCTCCCTGTGGCGGGCCCAGAACCTCCTGGGCGTGATCTACAACCAGGCCAAGCAGCCCAAGAAGGCCGAGGCCGCCTTCCGGGCCGCCCTGGTCAGCAAGCCGGGTAACCCGGCCCTGTTCAACAACCTGGCCCTTTCCCAGATCATGCTGGGGGACTATCAGGGCGCCGAGGCCAGCCTGCGCCGGGCCCTGTCCCTGAACCCCGAGCACAAGAAGGCGGCCAACAACCTGGGGCTCTTGCTGGTGAGCATGGGGCGCAACCAGGAGGCCTTCCAGACCTTCGCCTCGGCCGAGGGCGTGGCCCAGGCCCACAACAACATGGGCGTGCTCCTGGCCTGGCGGGGAGAGCCCATGCAGGCCCAGCACCAGTTCAAGGCCGCCTTGCAGGCCCTGCCCCGCTACTACCCCATGGCCGCGCGCCATCTGGACCAGCTGGGTGAGCGTCCCGAATCCCCGCCCAGCCGCATGAGCGCCCGGCCCATGGTGCCCCTGGCCGGCCGGAGCAGCTATAAGGCCCGCGCCTCGGCCAAGCCCAAGGCGGCCAAGCCCAAGCGCCGCGCGGCCGCCAAGCCCAAGTCCAAGACCGTGGCCAAGGCCACCGCCCCGGCCAAGCCCGCTCCCAAGCCCGTGGCCAAGTCCCCGGTCAAGCCCGCTCCGGTCAAGCAGGCCAATGGCGCTCCCCAGGCCGCGGCAGCCCCCGCCCCCGCGGTTTCTGGCGCCAAGCCCGCGCCCGTTCCCAAGCCCGCGCCCCTGACCAAGGAGCAGCGCATCGCCCGCGACAAGGCCCAGGCCCAGGCGGAAGCCAAAGCCAAGGCCAAGGCGGCGGCCGAGGCCCGAGCCAAGGCCCAGGCCCAAGCTAAGGCCAAGGCGGAAGCGGCGGCCAAGGCCAAGGCCGAGGAAGAGGCCAAGGCCAAGCCCACGGCCCCGGACCAGGGCGTGCGCTCCGGCCGGCCGGCCGTGGCCCAGCCCAAGGCCACCGCCCGCGCGCCCCAGGGCCTGTGGATCCAGCCCGACGGCACCATGGCCTACGGCGCCGCCCCCAGCGGCACCCAGGGCTACGGCGTGGTCTTCGGCGCCTCTCCCCGCGACTGA
- a CDS encoding TonB-dependent receptor has translation MRKILVPILAGLMCVAPALAGAEDKAKKKTVHQSDVVVTATMTEEEMNQVPSTTFVVSDQEIKEKAQFNLADALRDVPGVYIRSNGPFGGTTSLTMRGTQSGQTMLMLDGVRMADPISTNGAFDIANLLTGGIGQVEVVQGPQSTLYGSDAMAGVVNIITKRGQGDPTGWATVGYGSHNTFQGNAGAQGQIDRFNFMVAGTGINTDGISKIKAGSEDDAYHSYQFNGRVGFDINDNTEIYFIGYYNQAKSDYDGYVNGKQGDTNDNVKTTSYTSILGVTNAPFSWWNQKFTVSYGSVANDYQDGSDYNSYLTTAEWRHNLLYKDINTVTVGAQWQQEQGDYTTTYDSVGKKTADTMSLYLQDQLKILDGLYLLGGVRNDNNDDYDAQVTWRAGASYTIAASGTTFKGTYGTGFKAPSLYQRYSPYGSQKLEPEKSKGWDLGVTQTLWNQRVKLGLTYFNIQTDNLINFDMNTWKYENLDEVKSQGLEFFASAMICSWLEVNGSWTYTDAQDESTDKELAYNPRDKGTLGVRLPLMNDRLNIRVWALYVGDRYTDAANTSQVDSYITVNATATYKLTKWLSVYGNVINLFDEDYVEIQGYNTLGLSGFLGLRAEF, from the coding sequence CCCTCCACCACCTTCGTGGTCAGCGACCAGGAGATCAAGGAAAAGGCCCAGTTCAACCTGGCCGACGCCCTGCGCGACGTGCCCGGCGTGTACATTCGCAGTAACGGCCCCTTTGGCGGCACCACCAGCCTGACCATGCGGGGCACCCAGTCCGGGCAGACCATGCTCATGTTGGACGGGGTGCGCATGGCCGACCCCATCTCCACCAACGGCGCCTTTGACATCGCCAACCTGCTCACCGGCGGCATCGGCCAGGTGGAGGTGGTGCAGGGGCCCCAGTCCACCCTTTACGGCTCCGACGCCATGGCCGGCGTGGTGAACATCATCACCAAGCGCGGCCAGGGCGACCCCACCGGCTGGGCCACGGTAGGCTACGGCTCGCACAACACCTTCCAGGGCAACGCGGGCGCCCAGGGCCAGATCGACCGCTTCAACTTCATGGTGGCCGGCACCGGCATAAACACCGATGGAATCTCCAAGATCAAGGCGGGCAGCGAGGACGACGCCTACCACTCCTACCAGTTCAACGGCCGGGTGGGCTTCGACATCAACGACAACACCGAGATCTACTTCATCGGCTATTACAACCAGGCCAAGAGCGACTACGACGGCTATGTGAACGGCAAGCAGGGCGACACCAACGACAACGTGAAGACCACCTCCTACACCAGCATCCTGGGCGTGACCAACGCGCCCTTCTCCTGGTGGAACCAAAAGTTCACCGTGTCCTACGGCTCGGTGGCCAACGATTACCAGGACGGCTCGGACTACAACTCCTACCTGACCACCGCCGAGTGGCGGCACAACCTGCTCTACAAGGACATCAACACGGTGACCGTGGGGGCGCAGTGGCAGCAGGAGCAGGGCGACTACACCACCACCTATGACTCGGTGGGCAAGAAGACCGCGGACACCATGAGCCTGTACTTGCAGGATCAGCTCAAGATCCTGGACGGGCTCTACCTGCTGGGCGGGGTGCGCAACGACAACAACGACGACTATGACGCCCAGGTGACCTGGCGGGCGGGGGCCTCCTACACCATCGCGGCCAGCGGCACCACCTTCAAAGGCACCTACGGCACCGGCTTCAAGGCGCCCAGCCTCTACCAGCGCTACAGCCCCTACGGCAGCCAAAAACTGGAGCCCGAGAAGAGCAAGGGCTGGGATCTGGGCGTTACCCAGACCTTGTGGAACCAGCGCGTCAAGCTGGGGCTGACCTATTTCAACATCCAGACCGACAACCTGATCAACTTCGATATGAACACCTGGAAGTACGAGAACCTGGACGAGGTGAAGAGCCAGGGCCTGGAGTTCTTCGCCTCGGCCATGATCTGCTCCTGGCTGGAGGTGAACGGCTCCTGGACCTACACCGACGCCCAGGATGAGAGCACCGACAAGGAGCTGGCCTACAACCCCCGCGACAAGGGCACCCTGGGCGTGCGCCTGCCCCTGATGAACGACAGGCTCAACATACGGGTCTGGGCCTTGTACGTGGGCGACCGCTACACCGACGCTGCCAACACCAGCCAGGTGGACTCCTACATCACGGTGAACGCCACGGCCACCTACAAGCTCACCAAGTGGCTGAGCGTCTACGGCAACGTCATCAATCTCTTCGACGAGGACTACGTGGAGATACAGGGCTACAACACTTTGGGTCTGTCCGGCTTCTTGGGCCTCAGGGCAGAGTTCTAG